From the genome of Miscanthus floridulus cultivar M001 chromosome 10, ASM1932011v1, whole genome shotgun sequence, one region includes:
- the LOC136487870 gene encoding uncharacterized protein encodes MHDREFYQQEEGLPGMLEIDLIREIEMEADEEWVVDEDAANEVMGPTRRSCPSVYANRRDMAEAEANWVLVDQAPPARNVNGILGLLCKEHFPGLVRKGDQDWEPAWTFDHYALVQDAPDHNGIRCRNKADRVIRELWDFFRIQEGQEESAYQVAYASCKRRVTDLHYESRLQAHIDYNAKFLLRRVNKEEARRMTLTREQYIQAIPSWCATHPDCWEYIVDTWLDGDWQKKHEEARDRRLQMPGVPHHQGSRSLSKYAKAYLDAHGGQPVGQLKAYALAHMGKATADIEYDLDAPLEAYTNSSVHTRLSSYTEAARSVHGPGYDPRTEERLDPQLVMRVGQGKKHGRF; translated from the exons ATGCATGACagagagttctatcaacaagaagaggggctaccagggatgcttgagatagacttaatcagagagatcgaaatggaagcagacgaggaatgggttgttgacgaggacgctgcaaatgag gtgatggggcccactaggaggagctgcccctcggtttacgccaaccggagggacatggcggaggcggaggc GAACTGGGTGCTTGTGGACCAGGCGCCCCCGGCACGCAATGTGAATGGCATCCTGGGACTTCTGTgcaaggaacacttccctggcctggttaggaaaggagatcaggattgggagccggcctggacgttcgaccactatgccctcgtgcaggatgctccagatcataatggcatccgctgcagaaacaaggcagatcgagtgattagggagttgtgg gacttctttagaatccaggagggacaggaggaaagtgcgtatcaggtggcttacgcttcctgtaaaaggcgtgtcacggacttgcactacgagtcccgcctccaggcccacatagactacaacgccaagttcctactcaggcgtgtcaacaaagaggaggcaagacggatgacgctgacaagggagcagtacatacag gcgattccaagctggtgtgccacccaccccgattgctgggaatatattgtggacacctggttggacggggactggcagaagaagcacgaggaggcccgcgacaggcgtttgcagatgccaggtgtacctcaccatcagggcagccgtagcctcagcaaatatgcaaaggcatat ttggatgcacacggtggccagccagttggtcaactcaaggcatatgctctggctcacatgggcaaggcgacggccgacaTCGAGTACGACCTAGATGCCCCGCTTGAGGcatacaccaactccagcgtccacacccgcctctcttcatacacggaggcggcaaggtcagtccatgggccggGCTACGATCCGAGAActgaggagcgccttgatcctcagctcgtgatgagggtagggcaaggcaagaagcatgggcggttctag